Proteins encoded together in one Rhizobium leguminosarum bv. trifolii WSM1325 window:
- a CDS encoding transcriptional regulator, LysR family (TIGRFAM: pca operon transcription factor PcaQ~PFAM: LysR substrate-binding; regulatory protein LysR~KEGG: rec:RHECIAT_PA0000064 transcriptional regulator protein, LysR family), translating into MIDSRVKFRHLQTFVEVARQKSVMKAAELLHVSQPAVTKTIRELEQVLGVDVFERDGRGIKITRYGEVFLRHAGAALTALRQGLDSVSQEQFSDAPPIRIGALPTVSSRIMPRAMDLFLKEKTWSRVKIVTGENAVLLEQLRVGDLDLVVGRLAGAEKMAGFSFEHLYSEQVVFAVRAGHPLLDGRQSPFASFGNYAVLMPTRGSIIRPVVENFLIANGVSSLPNQIETVSDSFGRAFLRASNAIWIISNGVVAGDVADGRLALLPIDTGETKGPVGLTMRADAVPSLPQSILMQTIREAAGEVA; encoded by the coding sequence ATGATCGACAGCCGGGTCAAGTTCCGCCATCTGCAAACCTTTGTCGAGGTGGCGCGGCAGAAGAGCGTCATGAAGGCCGCCGAATTGCTCCATGTCAGCCAGCCGGCGGTCACCAAGACGATCCGCGAACTGGAACAGGTCCTGGGTGTCGATGTCTTCGAGCGCGACGGCCGCGGCATCAAGATCACCCGCTACGGCGAGGTCTTCCTGCGCCACGCTGGCGCGGCACTGACGGCGCTGCGTCAGGGTCTCGATTCCGTCTCGCAGGAGCAGTTTTCCGATGCGCCGCCGATCCGGATCGGCGCCCTACCGACGGTGTCATCGCGCATCATGCCGCGGGCGATGGACCTCTTCCTCAAGGAAAAGACCTGGAGCCGGGTGAAGATCGTCACCGGCGAGAACGCGGTGCTCCTGGAGCAGCTTCGCGTCGGTGATCTCGACCTCGTCGTCGGACGTCTGGCCGGGGCCGAGAAGATGGCGGGCTTTTCCTTCGAGCATCTTTATTCCGAGCAGGTAGTGTTTGCCGTGCGCGCCGGCCATCCGCTGCTCGACGGCCGGCAATCGCCGTTTGCCAGCTTCGGCAACTATGCGGTGCTGATGCCGACGCGCGGTTCGATCATCCGGCCGGTGGTCGAAAATTTCCTCATCGCCAACGGCGTTTCCAGCCTGCCGAACCAGATCGAGACGGTGTCGGATTCCTTCGGCCGCGCATTCCTCAGGGCAAGTAACGCGATCTGGATCATTTCCAACGGCGTCGTGGCCGGCGATGTCGCCGACGGGCGGCTGGCGCTTCTGCCGATCGATACCGGCGAGACCAAGGGGCCGGTCGGCTTGACGATGCGCGCCGATGCCGTGCCGTCCCTGCCGCAATCGATCCTGATGCAGACG